In Kitasatospora sp. NA04385, a single genomic region encodes these proteins:
- a CDS encoding acyl-CoA thioesterase II, whose translation MGTPVDQLVDLLDLERIELNIFRGRSPEESLQRTFGGQVAGQALVAAGRTVEEDRPVHSLHAYFLRPGVPGVPIVYQVERTRDGRSFTTRRVLAIQGGRTIFALTADFHRSEPGGIEHQFPMPDVPDPESLPSALDEVGARLGELPPFISRRQPFDIRYVDRLKWTREELDGVEARSGVWLRTNGALPDDPLIHVCALTYASDMTLLDAVRAPVEPLWGERNFDMASLDHAMWFHRPFRADDWLLYRQESPIAHGGRGLARGEIYDRRGNLVVSVMQEGLFRPLAG comes from the coding sequence ATGGGAACCCCCGTCGACCAGCTCGTCGACCTGCTCGACCTGGAGCGGATCGAGCTGAACATCTTCCGCGGCCGCAGCCCGGAGGAGTCGCTGCAGCGCACCTTCGGCGGGCAGGTGGCCGGGCAGGCGCTGGTCGCCGCGGGCCGGACGGTCGAGGAGGACCGGCCGGTGCACTCGCTGCACGCCTACTTCCTGCGTCCGGGCGTTCCCGGCGTGCCGATCGTCTACCAGGTCGAACGGACCAGGGACGGGCGCTCGTTCACCACCCGGCGGGTGCTCGCCATCCAGGGCGGGCGGACGATCTTCGCGCTGACCGCCGACTTCCACCGGTCCGAGCCCGGCGGCATCGAGCACCAGTTCCCGATGCCGGACGTCCCCGACCCGGAGAGCCTGCCGAGCGCGCTGGACGAGGTCGGCGCCCGGCTCGGCGAGCTGCCCCCGTTCATCAGCCGCCGCCAGCCCTTCGACATCCGCTACGTGGACCGGCTGAAGTGGACGCGCGAGGAGCTGGACGGGGTGGAGGCCCGCAGCGGCGTGTGGCTGCGCACCAACGGCGCGCTGCCCGACGACCCGCTGATCCACGTCTGCGCGCTCACCTACGCCAGCGACATGACGCTGCTGGACGCCGTCCGCGCCCCCGTCGAACCGCTGTGGGGCGAGCGGAACTTCGACATGGCCTCGCTGGACCACGCGATGTGGTTCCACCGCCCGTTCCGGGCCGACGACTGGCTGCTGTACCGGCAGGAGTCGCCGATCGCGCACGGCGGGCGCGGCCTGGCCCGGGGCGAGATCTACGACCGCCGGGGGAACCTGGTGGTCTCGGTGATGCAGGAGGGGCTGTTCCGTCCGCTGGCCGGGTAG
- a CDS encoding DUF1684 domain-containing protein, protein MTDTAAEAWQRWTEARNASVGAQHGPLALTGTHWLEPAPAELPGVPGRWWAEDGAVCAELLAGDGVRIEGEERESTGRVALRPDTDRHPQIAVRDRLRLVPIEREGELALRVFDPDAPARAAFAGISVYPYAPDWAVPAVFTPFEDGGRAVLVENADGRARPLAVAGQVAFTLAGRPHTLTVSGSEGSGGRLSAVIADGTSGRETYRFRFVTLPAPDADGHTVLDFNRAFLPPCAFADHFICPFPPPGNRLEIAVEAGERQVVTV, encoded by the coding sequence ATGACCGACACCGCCGCTGAAGCCTGGCAGCGCTGGACGGAAGCCAGGAACGCCTCGGTGGGCGCGCAGCACGGGCCGCTGGCCCTGACCGGCACCCACTGGCTGGAGCCCGCCCCCGCCGAGCTGCCCGGGGTGCCCGGCCGCTGGTGGGCCGAGGACGGCGCGGTCTGCGCCGAACTGCTCGCCGGGGACGGCGTCCGGATCGAGGGCGAGGAGCGGGAGTCCACCGGCCGGGTCGCCCTGCGGCCGGACACCGACCGGCACCCGCAGATCGCCGTCCGCGACCGGCTGCGGCTGGTCCCGATCGAGCGGGAGGGCGAGCTCGCCCTGCGGGTCTTCGACCCCGACGCCCCCGCCCGGGCCGCGTTCGCCGGGATCTCGGTCTACCCGTACGCCCCGGACTGGGCGGTGCCCGCCGTGTTCACGCCGTTCGAGGACGGCGGGCGGGCGGTGCTGGTGGAGAACGCGGACGGCCGGGCCCGGCCGCTCGCCGTCGCCGGGCAGGTCGCGTTCACGCTGGCCGGGCGGCCGCACACGTTGACGGTCAGCGGCTCCGAGGGCTCCGGCGGGCGGCTCAGCGCCGTCATCGCGGACGGCACCAGCGGCCGGGAGACCTACCGGTTCCGGTTCGTCACGCTGCCCGCGCCCGACGCCGACGGGCACACCGTGCTGGACTTCAACCGGGCGTTCCTGCCGCCGTGCGCGTTCGCCGACCACTTCATCTGCCCGTTCCCGCCGCCCGGGAACCGGCTGGAGATCGCGGTGGAGGCCGGCGAGCGGCAGGTGGTCACGGTCTGA